From the genome of bacterium, one region includes:
- a CDS encoding VanZ family protein, protein MSLIFFLSSQSRLPIPAPRIPYGDKLCHCLEFAVLGYLLMRALIHGGYSRIPQNASLLLAIVIAVLFGLTDEIHQVFVPLRQSDMFDLLADGLGATLGAWGALLINWFIIRRQENMRRQGKDHQ, encoded by the coding sequence ATGTCTCTGATTTTCTTCCTGTCATCCCAATCGAGGCTCCCTATACCCGCCCCTCGTATACCCTATGGAGACAAGTTATGTCACTGCCTGGAATTTGCTGTTTTGGGTTATCTTCTGATGCGTGCCCTGATTCATGGAGGTTACTCCCGGATTCCCCAAAATGCATCCCTGCTGCTGGCTATCGTGATTGCCGTTTTATTTGGATTGACCGATGAGATTCACCAGGTTTTTGTCCCCCTCAGACAGTCAGATATGTTTGATCTCCTGGCAGACGGCCTTGGGGCCACCCTTGGCGCCTGGGGAGCTCTTTTGATAAACTGGTTCATCATTCGCAGACAAGAAAACATGCGCAGACAAGGAAAGGATCACCAGTGA
- a CDS encoding bifunctional nuclease family protein yields the protein MLVEMKVRGITLDPVTNMPIIILRDLENKKSLPIWIGIFEANAIASEMEKLSPPRPMTHDLLKNLIDGLKSKVKRVIVTDLRNNTFFATIELERNGTGVAIDSRPSDAIALALRANAPILVSEEVIKKAKTIDMTQEKDIEDKEKLKEWLDKLKPEDFGNYEM from the coding sequence CTGCTTGTGGAGATGAAAGTTCGTGGAATAACCCTGGATCCAGTGACCAACATGCCGATCATTATCTTACGGGATCTTGAAAATAAGAAATCCTTGCCAATTTGGATTGGGATTTTTGAAGCCAATGCTATAGCCTCGGAAATGGAAAAGTTATCTCCTCCCCGTCCCATGACCCATGACCTGCTGAAAAATCTGATTGACGGGTTGAAGTCAAAAGTTAAACGAGTCATCGTGACGGACTTGAGGAACAATACTTTTTTTGCTACTATTGAGCTGGAAAGAAATGGCACGGGTGTAGCCATTGATTCCCGTCCGAGTGATGCCATTGCTCTCGCCCTGCGTGCCAATGCACCGATTCTTGTTTCGGAAGAGGTCATCAAAAAGGCAAAGACTATCGATATGACCCAGGAAAAAGATATTGAAGACAAAGAAAAACTGAAAGAATGGCTCGATAAGTTGAAACCGGAGGATTTTGGCAATTATGAGATGTAA
- a CDS encoding TIGR02253 family HAD-type hydrolase: protein MTLKAIFFDIDDTFYSTSEFAKMARLNSVYAMIETGLKMSISECIEELREVIEEFGSNFGHHYDRLLLRIPKEKYGDVNPAIIVAAGVVAYHETKYKNLKPYEDVSEVLRILSTTDLVLGVITAGLMHKQAEKLVRLKILKYLTPNAIFITDQIGIGKPNIKLYKNAHKSLGLKAEECMYVGDNPITDIDPPKNLGMITVLNRRSGKYLEVKGKTEPDYLIHDMWELLDLLKKDFDIRVE from the coding sequence GTGACTCTGAAAGCGATATTTTTTGATATTGATGACACCTTTTATTCAACTTCCGAATTTGCCAAGATGGCTCGCCTGAATAGCGTTTATGCCATGATTGAAACAGGCCTCAAGATGAGCATCAGCGAGTGCATTGAGGAGCTGCGTGAGGTGATCGAGGAATTCGGTTCAAATTTTGGCCATCATTATGACCGGCTTCTCCTGCGGATCCCGAAAGAAAAATATGGTGATGTGAATCCGGCTATTATCGTGGCCGCGGGGGTGGTTGCTTACCATGAAACGAAATATAAAAATTTAAAACCCTACGAAGATGTTTCCGAGGTGCTGCGGATTCTCTCCACAACCGACCTGGTGCTGGGAGTTATTACGGCCGGTTTAATGCATAAGCAGGCAGAAAAACTCGTACGGCTGAAGATTTTAAAATACCTGACGCCGAATGCGATCTTTATCACCGATCAGATCGGGATCGGGAAGCCCAATATAAAACTTTACAAGAATGCCCACAAGAGCCTGGGATTAAAAGCTGAGGAGTGTATGTATGTCGGCGATAATCCGATTACGGACATCGACCCTCCCAAGAACCTGGGCATGATTACCGTTTTAAACCGGCGCAGCGGCAAGTATCTCGAAGTAAAAGGAAAAACAGAACCCGATTATCTCATTCATGACATGTGGGAACTGCTTGATCTGCTGAAGAAGGATTTTGATATCAGGGTGGAATAA